In Streptomyces sp. NBC_01707, a genomic segment contains:
- a CDS encoding LysR family transcriptional regulator, producing the protein MIDARRLRILRAVADHRTVTAAAAALYLTPSAVSQQLAALEQETGHRLVDRSARGVRLTAAGEILLTHTNAVLAQLERAEAELAAYSAGDAGTVTVAAFATGIGLVLAPAIAELTLTAPGIRVRVQDAEGDASVPMVLDRQVDVAVAVEYRGAPDEDDRRLTRVPLYSEPFDAVLPVSHRLADQDQVTIADLEKDPWIGQYPGNPCHDVVVLACEFAGFQPRFEHSSDDFRAVVALAGAGAGVALVPRWALRGMDLAGVVVRPVEGSAPTRRVFAAVRHGAEGHPLIRPVLDALRGAAVRLPAG; encoded by the coding sequence ATGATCGATGCACGGCGGCTGCGTATTCTCCGTGCGGTGGCCGACCACCGCACCGTGACCGCGGCAGCCGCCGCGCTGTATCTGACCCCGTCCGCCGTGTCCCAGCAGCTCGCCGCGCTGGAACAGGAGACGGGCCACCGGCTGGTCGACCGCAGCGCCCGGGGCGTCCGGCTCACCGCCGCCGGCGAGATCCTGCTGACCCACACCAACGCGGTCCTCGCCCAACTGGAGCGGGCGGAGGCCGAGCTCGCCGCGTACAGCGCGGGGGACGCCGGTACGGTCACGGTCGCCGCGTTCGCCACGGGCATCGGCCTGGTGCTCGCCCCCGCGATCGCCGAGCTGACGCTCACCGCCCCCGGCATCCGGGTCCGGGTCCAGGACGCGGAGGGCGACGCGAGCGTGCCGATGGTGCTCGACCGGCAGGTGGATGTGGCGGTCGCCGTCGAATACCGGGGCGCGCCCGACGAGGACGACCGGCGGCTGACCCGGGTACCGCTGTACTCCGAGCCGTTCGACGCGGTGCTGCCGGTGAGCCACCGGCTGGCCGATCAGGACCAGGTGACGATCGCGGACCTGGAGAAGGACCCGTGGATCGGTCAGTATCCCGGCAACCCGTGCCATGACGTGGTGGTGCTGGCCTGTGAGTTCGCCGGCTTCCAGCCGAGATTCGAGCACTCCTCGGACGACTTCAGGGCGGTGGTGGCGCTGGCCGGGGCGGGGGCCGGAGTGGCGCTGGTGCCGAGGTGGGCGCTGCGCGGGATGGACCTTGCGGGCGTGGTGGTGCGGCCGGTGGAAGGCAGCGCTCCGACCCGACGGGTGTTCGCAGCGGTACGGCACGGGGCGGAGGGCCACCCACTGATCAGGCCGGTGCTCGATGCCTTGCGGGGCGCGGCAGTGCGGTTGCCCGCGGGCTGA
- a CDS encoding glycine C-acetyltransferase, with the protein MFDSVRDDMRTTLDEIKAAGLHKPERVIGTPQSATVAVTAGGRPGEVLNFCANNYLGLADHPEVIAAAHEALDRWGYGMASVRFICGTQEVHKELEQRLSSFLGQEDTILYSSCFDANGGVFETVLGPEDAVISDALNHASIIDGIRLSKAKRFRYANRDMADLEKQLKEASDARRRLIVTDGVFSMDGYVAPLREICDLADRYDAMVMVDDSHAVGFVGPGGRGTPELHDVMDRVDIITGTLGKALGGASGGYVAARAEIVALLRQRSRPYLFSNSLAPVIAAASLKVIDLLESAGDLRERLNANTALFRTRMTEEGFDILPGDHAIAPVMIGDAAKAGRMAELLLERGVYVIGFSYPVVPQGAARIRVQLSAAHSTDDVNRAVDAFVDARAALSE; encoded by the coding sequence ATGTTCGACTCCGTACGCGACGACATGCGCACCACCCTCGACGAGATCAAGGCCGCCGGACTCCACAAGCCCGAGCGCGTGATCGGCACCCCGCAGTCGGCGACCGTCGCCGTCACCGCGGGTGGCCGCCCCGGTGAGGTGCTCAACTTCTGCGCCAACAACTACCTGGGCCTCGCCGACCACCCCGAGGTGATCGCCGCCGCCCACGAGGCGCTGGACCGCTGGGGCTACGGGATGGCCTCGGTCCGCTTCATCTGCGGCACCCAGGAGGTGCACAAGGAGCTGGAGCAGCGGCTCTCGTCGTTCCTGGGCCAGGAGGACACGATCCTCTACTCCTCCTGCTTCGACGCCAACGGCGGCGTCTTCGAGACCGTCCTCGGCCCGGAGGACGCGGTCATCTCCGACGCCCTCAACCACGCCTCCATCATCGACGGCATCCGCCTCTCCAAGGCCAAGCGGTTCCGCTACGCCAACCGCGACATGGCCGACCTGGAGAAGCAGCTCAAGGAGGCGTCGGACGCCCGGCGCCGGCTCATCGTCACCGACGGCGTGTTCTCCATGGACGGCTACGTCGCCCCGCTGCGCGAGATCTGCGACCTGGCCGACCGTTACGACGCCATGGTCATGGTCGACGACTCGCACGCCGTCGGCTTCGTCGGCCCCGGCGGCCGCGGCACCCCCGAGCTGCACGACGTCATGGACCGTGTCGACATCATCACCGGCACCCTCGGCAAGGCGCTCGGCGGTGCTTCCGGCGGTTACGTCGCGGCCCGCGCCGAGATCGTCGCGCTGCTGCGCCAGCGGTCCCGCCCGTACCTCTTCTCCAACTCGCTCGCCCCGGTCATCGCGGCGGCCTCGCTGAAGGTCATCGACCTGCTGGAGTCCGCCGGTGACCTGCGCGAGCGGCTCAACGCCAACACCGCGCTCTTCCGCACCCGGATGACCGAGGAGGGCTTCGACATCCTGCCCGGCGACCACGCCATCGCCCCCGTCATGATCGGGGACGCGGCGAAGGCAGGCCGGATGGCGGAGCTGCTCCTGGAGCGCGGTGTGTACGTGATCGGGTTCTCGTACCCGGTGGTCCCGCAGGGCGCGGCGCGCATCCGCGTGCAGCTGTCCGCCGCGCACTCCACGGACGACGTGAACCGTGCGGTGGACGCGTTCGTCGACGCGCGGGCCGCGCTGAGCGAGTAG